aaaactgaaaaacatgCTAACCCTCTCTCCAAAAGACAACACTGTCTCTTTATTCATCTTTGCATGATTTTCATTATTCTTCTAGTTGAATCCCTGTCCCCATTAGATATCCAGTAACGGAAATACTGAGAGGTGAGGTTAACTGCTAGTACATATTAGATGACAGGGGGGATAGAAGAGGgaaaatgacaaacaaaatacccctcccacacacacacacaacacgcaCCCACACACTCCACACATACATAGCAAATCTGATAAAGCTTCCACCCGAGCTACCTGATAGTCACATCTGCATGGAGTCTATGGCTTAATTCTTTTCTCTGAACACTTGTAAATGAGATTAgttcaaagaaaattaaactaatgatttaattaatataattactTGAAGAGAAAAGAAGCATAATTACTACAGAGTAAATGGAACAGAGAATAAAAGCCATGAAAGCAATCTATGACATCATTTGTGATTTTATGCATAagctctttcaaaaataaatctgTTTTGGGCCAGTTTGTCATCATGACAGTCTGGGTAAAAAATGTACTATTTTGATGATTATTTGTTGTATAACTGAAtttcatatattatattttttaaattgaacgtattggggtgacgttggtgaataaaattatataggtttcaggtgtacaattctataatgcatcatctgtatattgtattgtatgttcactatCCCAatccaagtctccttccatcaccacttttccccataccctcttctacctccccataCTCTcatttattatacttattttaaactatttaatatGTTGAgttaagcatttattaaaatatgcccactttgtaatttaaatatttcattggaATTTGAAATTGAGCTGTAGAAAAAAaccaaaattttcttttattgctttaaTTTGGCCTAGTATAACCACTTTTCAAAGAAGTTATTTTCGTGAAAATTTATCCAAAATTCCTAATTAAGTTGCAAAatcttgcccccccccctttttttaaattatgactgCTATTTTACTTCACTtatttgcaatattttttttggaaaatcaAGATAATATAAGAACTTTAAGTTCAAAGGCTATTTTATTTCAGATGTTGGGAGATGACAATTTAATTTACTTCATCAAGCATTTGAGCAAAAGTCTCATCTGAGTACTATTCAGGATACAAATATGAGGAAGACAGTCTCAGGGGACTACAGTATAGAAACACAGGAAAGCCACGTTTACAAATGAATACAATAAAAGGCAAAACATACGGTCCCTCTCCTGGCATGTTTCTCCCCACTGTCTAGCTCACTTTCTTCCTGatgcctcttctctctctgtaTGTACTCATGtacttatttctttctattttaattttgtttgtttttctaagatCAAGGACCATAGGGTCCCTGTCTATTCATTCCTGTTTCCCCAGCACCTGTCATACACACttaataagtttctattgaatggaatttattataatttaatctaaattaaaatgatatacaGCCAATAAAGTGATCTAGGAACCTTCAAAAGAGGAAGTGCTTCCATGTGGTtgggcaaataaataaaatctggggTAATTTTTATTCAAGGTGGATTTGAGAAAATGGGTAGCATTTTAAAAGTTAAGGAAAGGCCATTCAGAGCACAAGGGATAGTGACAAAGGCCAATGAGCCATAAACTAAAGGATGTACTTGCCAAACATCTCATACAATTTGACCAgagttattttttatagtttaaaatgtgTTGCATTATTATATTCATGTAGAAATTTACCACTTAATCTGAATATTTAGGGTTAATTTTTGTACCTTAAGTTCTTTATACACCTAAAAATATTTCTACCTTTTTCTGTGGAGTGAGGTGAGAGAGCTGTAGAATCCCAGCATCACTTACTGAGCACGGAGCATGTGACAGGTACTGCTCAGCACTGGCCTCATTCAGTCCTCATCATCCCCCCTATGAGGGAGGTGCTATCATTATTCCCATCTTAGAGAAGAGGACTCTGAATTTGGTGGGATAATGTCCCTGGCCCCAATTAGATAGCTAGTAAGGGCTGAAGCCCATATTCTCACCCAGACAGCTGAGGACAGAATCctcttttctcttaaatattaCGTGATGGACACGAATCCATTGCTCTCCCGGAATAGGAATTAGAGGCCCATTGGAGAGGGGTAGAAGGCCTGGAACTGAAGGAAGTCTTGGCTAGCTGGGGAAATAACACGGCATGAAGTTTCTCAGGGAATGTGGACGATTCCAGACCAAGAGATGTGATAGGAGTATGCTGAACTCAAGACTGTAAAGCACTTGGGAAAACAAACACTTGGAAAGACAACAGTTTTGAAGATGGAATATGCCTTGCTCTGGGGCTGTGGGAAATTGTGAACCACGGAATTAACCTGACAGAGGCAGCAAATGGGCTCACTTCCTGGTGAAAATAGCCTCCATCATCCTTAAACCATAGGGGCCCGATGTCAAGTCATCCAAATTGCGGAAACAGCTCAGTTTgcattatatttgtattgatttcagagaggaagggggggggggggaggggggggggacagagagagagagagagagagagagagagagagagagaggagagagagagagagagagagagcgagagagagaaacatcaatgatgagagagaatcatcgatcgcctgcctcctgcatgccccacactggggatggagccggcaaccccggcatgtgccctgacctggggatgaagcctgacctcctggttcctaggtctctgctcaacccctgagccacgcgggctgggCACAGCTCAGGGTTTCGATAACCGTGAATGCAAACGAATGCGACCCATGCCCTATTGGTGTTCAGCTGTGTTTTCCAAACCCTTCTCTCGCAGGGAACATCTTCGTGGTGAGCCTCGCGGTGGCCGACCTGGTGGTGGCTGTGTACCCGTACCCCTTGGTGCTGACGTCCATCCTGAACGACGGCTGGAGCCTGGGCCACCTGCACTGCCAAGTCAGCGGCTTCCTCATGGGCCTGAGCGTCATCGGCTCCATCTTCAACATCACGGGCATCGCCATCAACCGCTACTGCTACATCTGCCACAGCCTCCAGTACGACCGGCTGTACAGCAACAAGAACTCGCTGTGCTGCGTGCTGCTCATCTGGGTCCTGACGCTCGCGGCCATCATGCCCAACCTGCGCGTGGGGACCCTGCAGTACGACCCGCGCGTCTACTCCTGCACCTTCGCGCAGTCCGTCAGCTCCGCCTACACCATCGCCGTGGTGGTGTTCCACTTCCTCGTCCCCATGGTCATCGTCTTCTTCTGCTACCTGCGAATATGGATCCTGGTTCTGCAGGTCCGGCGGAGGGTGAAACCCGACAACAAACCCAAACTGAAGCCGCAGGACTTGAGGAACTTCGTCACCATGTTCGTGGTCTTCGTGCTGTTTGCCATTTGCTGGGCTCCCCTGAACCTCATCGGCCTCGCCGTGGCCTCCGACCCCGCCGGCATGGTGCCCAGGATCCCAGAGTGGCTGTTTGTGGCCAGTTACTACATGGCGTACTTCAACAGCTGCCTCAACGCCATCATCTACGGGCTGCTGAACCAGAACTTCCGGAAGGAGTACCGGAGGATCATCGTCTCCCTGTGCACAGCCAGGATGTTCTTCGTGGAGAGCACCAACGATGGGGCAGGCAGGGTTAAATGCAAACCCTCTCCACTAAGGACCCACAACAACCTCATCAAGGTGGACTCCGTTTGAAAAACAAAGCGCTACTGGCAGGACGTGAATCCTGCTCAAGGTCTCACTCAATTTCATGTTTGCTCCCCTCTTGACAGATGTCTAGGAAAACTGTCgttggaaaacaacaacaacaacaacaaaaatcccatgCTCTTAAGAGGTTGTCTCTATACTTCCTGAGCGAAGGTGTTATCAGCCTTTTGAACAAGTCTCCAATTCTTATCAAGAGAAACACAGAGCGGTATGTTAATTGAAGACGATGGTTCAAGGACAGAAGGGGGTGCTTTTAAGTAAAGATGCTCATTGTATTCAAATGGAAAAAAGtgtgaaaacattttgaaattgcAAATGAATGCCATAAATGTCGTAACTGCTTTTTCCCCCTCCACGTTTTAAAGATTTTTAGTAGGAAAACAAGTGGTGTGTTTTATTTATAAGAGTCGATGGAACACAATGGGGTAAAGTGGAATGAGTGACTCTTCACACAATGAGAGGCTGAAAATAAATCAGCGATGAACTCAACAGCAACAACCACTGCAAAGTTTTCAGCTGGCAGGGTTAGCATTGGGCAGCCAGAGTCATGATCATAAATGTTTGCCGCTCTCTATTAAAAGTTGCACATTGAACTAGATAAAGAGCTAACTAAATGACAGATCCCTTTGTCATTCCATAAAACCATAATATTTTAAAGCCATAGCTACACATAAAACTCTATGTGACCTTATTAGACATTTGGCTTATTGGTCACTGAATGTCATTATTAATCATGCCACTGACTAGCTGTTCTGAATTGATTTCTGTTAAGTAATTGGCATcttagttcatttaaaaatgacaaaatatcaaAGAGCTGTAGATTCTTAGATATGGTGCTGAATGTGTTTCATACTGACAATCTATTTGGGCAAGTAAATATCTAAGTCAGAAAGCTTTTCTTTTATCCCTATCTCAAGACAATATTCTTCAATAATTCATTTAGTATTTGATTGCCCTAATAAAACTGAAACCTAGAAGAAAAACAATGAGTGACTGTATTTTCATAAATGGTGGTTCTAATTTGCCCCAAGTAGCTATTTGGGACTATTATGAGGTTTATTACATAGAGTGCTTTGCAGGAAATTAGGGCAACGTGTTCTTGTATTTTAAAGTTCTTCAACCAAACTATCTCATCCTAGAATGAGTTGGTGATTTGCAGCTCTACACATAAAAAAACAGTGATCTGAATACATATCCTAATATCTCTATATCTAGATAATCAGAATCTCCTTGGAAAGTTCTAGATTCATTATTTGGAAACATTCCTCTGATAATTCTTTTCATCAACCATATTTGGGGACACTAAATTATGGTTtgtggggtgatggtggtggtatgtgtgtgtatgtgtgtgttatttttcaaACTTTACCTATCAagtaatttatatgtaaaaattctAGCCAGAACCAACATTAAAGAGTAGCAatcatttcttttattgttaaggtttcatattttattttttccatcaccattttcccCCTCTATACCCTCTTTTACCTCTACTCATCCCCCTCCATCCgtgaaatcaccacactgttgtccatgtccatgaattttctctctttttatttatttttgctcaatccctctatCCCCACACTTTCACTCCCTagttgtctgcctgctctctatctatgaatctgtctctattttgcttggtagttcagtttgctcattaaattccacatatgagtgaaatcatatggtacttgtttttctctgactggcttatttcacttagcgcaatgttctccaggtccacccatactgttgcaaaaggtaaaattttcttcctttttatgacagagtagtattccattgtgtaaatgtaccatagctttttttttatccaaGAGTAGAGATCATTTTTAAGCTAACATTCCAAATTTTAGATAACtgaaccttaaaaaaaatcaaccataTTAACTGAACTCTTTTTGAAATGCATTACACTTTTTTCTTGATGCTGAGGATGAATTACTATGTCGGTAACTCTAGAGCATAGTTGCtctttatagaattttatttattaatttatacaataacaaaaatactGAATAGAAACTATGCCCTTTACAAATTGTTCTGCCAAGTTGAGTATCTCACCTGAAAATCAGTTATGTAACATTAAAATCTTGAACTGTTTTCTTCACTACCATCAGAAAATTAGTTAGTTAAAATGTTGACAAAGAAAAAGCAACTGATAAAGATCAAAGACCCAGATTTTCTCTAATGAAATCTCACTGTAGACGACTGGTAAGCAAGCATTCCAGATATTATCACGGGTTTCCTCACTGTAGTATTAACATGGAGCAAGTCTTTAgctaattatgtttttttttctgcccccAAAACTTAATTAGTTGCGCCTGATTTTTCAGGGTACAAATTACTTTGATGACTGTTTGGAAGACTTAAGTCTTTCAAGACTACTAGATTACTATTATCAAATGACTGTTGCATAGTACAAGTTGGTACCTAGACTAATATTCACTTTGAGTAGATAGAGAAGAATTTGACCCttctaatttaaataaatcatttgaaTATTATCATTGGAGGGTTTGCCTTAATTGTATCCTCTTATGGAATATTGAAATCATGTAGGATTCTTTTTTGCCTTCAGTGAATGTCACTCTtacacatacattattatatttcttATACCTGTTGCAATAGATTACTTTGGACATATTACCTATACTTCATTATGTAAGCTTCATAATCACACAAaatatgactattttttaaaagtaaagaattaATAGATACTATAGATTGGGGAGGCGGAAGGAATAATTTCAGTTTCTCTTCTCCACTGCATGTTTCATTACCAAATATTTGTATATAACTCATTCACATGCATAAACATGATGCTTTTTCTGACAAAGCAGCAGAACTACTTGGTTTTAAATATTCTGGAAAGAAATATGAAAGAATAACCAATCTTGGATATTAAATCTATAATTGCTCATTGAGTAAACACATTCAACCTGAGTAATAATTTTGACCACTTTTTGGACTGCCTCTGATGCATCATCAAATATTTCACTGTGAATAAGCAAACACATTTGGAATATAAGGCATACATTTCAAGTCAGTTTAAATTACTAACTTATGATATTTGAGAATTACCTGAGCATAAACTTCTTTAAGCAGgcttttccttttaataaataatttttacagtttcttttgaacccttccttttacttttctgtgcttttatgcttgaaaataaagaatctccatttaaaaaatactgtaggTACATACAATGCACCGATAGCAAACAGGGTAAAAATTCAGGAACAAATGGGTACCAACAGGTTGTCTGGTAATTGTAATTGTGATGTCAGCAGTTGTGCCGGGTTCCTGAAATGTAGGGACAGATCCTAATTGGGTGCAGCTTATGCCTGTGTACTGCCAGAGGACAATGAAGTCAAGTGCATTTACAATCACCTTGTTTCAAAGTGGCAACGGGAAATTCAACTGTGGGGCATCGATCATAAAGGGACACAGAATGATGTTAGAGTCATAAGCCTTAATCATATTATGCAATATTTAACACCTCTAgaacagaaacattttaaattaatgaattttaaattatttacaaatgtTTCTTACTGTTAAAGAATTTAGTGAAGAGAGAAAGAGTTGCGCATGAGTGTCTTCTTGTGTTTGAGCCAGCTGGCTGCTTTTTGTTTCATCTTTAATGTTGATGATCTTTTAAAGGTGAAACTCCACCGATTTGAAGAGATAAAAGATTACTTAGAGGTTGTGCTATGTTGTCAGGAATAATGAAATGATACCTTTTCCCCAGGAAACAGTACCTTTATTATGATGACACCTCCGTGTTCTGATTACAGGAGGTCTATGGTTAACATGCCCATTTCAAAACCATTTGGTTATTGTTGCTTTTAGACATAGATACAGATCCTGTCTTTCCTTACTGAACCTGGTGCTCCAATTTCTGAGAGAGCCGCTACTTTGCGGTGAGCGATGCAAACAAACCCGGTTTATTAACCAAgtggagaaaataattttgtttgtttggaattaaaaataaattgtacctTCTGTTTCCATGACGTGTTCAACAAATCTCTAAGGACTCCTGAGTATTGGTGCCTAGAAAGTTCTAATAACTTCATTGATTCTGTGACTACCGAGCTAGAGaataaacaaacatttgtttAGGCAATTCAAAATCATTAAATATAAGATAACCTGGATTCAGACATTGTTTTATACTTATacctattttcttcattttggttataaatttaaataaaaacctaagaagacatttttcaaaagacaatttttatatttttgaaaatacagcCCATGAGTTCATCTACTTGCATGTTTCCTACTTTTGTTTATTAATCTCTGTACTTTGTTACTGCCAAGGATCAACTTCAATGGAACCTTGCTTGTGTATGTTTATTCTAATAAATGATATGTTATATGTGAAGGTATGTACCTATCTGTAAAAATGAATATGATTTCTTGTAATTATTTTGAAGGTAGtcaatttgtttttcctgttATTGGTtgggaagtaaataaaataaacgtTGTTTAAGTATGGAGAGTAGTTTGAAAATTACTTAGGATATGTGTCTGTTAATGGACAATAGgcccatctttctttttttggcatttttCTTAGCAGAATCTAAACTACCTAGTTACTCATGCATTTATATctcacatatttatatattcttacCCATCATGGAAGGGAGCTGAATTTAACTGAACATTATTTGCTCCAGCTTCATATATGCAGCCAACAAACTGAATTCTATTCCAAATACAAATTTGTTGCACTATTTAACAAGTTGAtttctgtaaaaagaaaagaaaacagcaaaacaCATTTCTTAGTATGAATGTATGGGatcaattcttttatttcttcttgcaaCCTCTTGGggtcgtgggggggggggctggggagggggaagacagCTTATATTCTTGACCTCTGCATGGTCATTTCATAGAATCATTGAAGGGACCTTAGAGGTCATGTTAAGTCAAACTCCTCATTGTACAGGTGATGAAACTGTAATTCATTAAAAATTGCATCTCACCAATAATCTTCAAAGATCATTAGTGATAGAGAGCTGAGACTGAATTCACTAAAAATGTAGGAAATATTGGGCACCTGTTATTTTCCAGAAATTGTGCCAGGTAGTAGGGATAAAGTGATGAATACAATGTTCGCTCTCCAAAGGGCTTACCTTGTCATGGGAAGGACATGCTAACACATAATTAAAACGCAATGTGGCTGCTAACATTACATAGAGAGATATGTAGATGAAAGTATACAACACATCTGTGATGTAGACTGTCTTTCCAAAAACTCAAATCTGATTTAACTAGAAATTACCAGGAAATACAGGGAGCAGGTGCACATAATAACATCACAGAAGGCAGTCAGCAAAATCCCAACTATACCCAAATCTATAGAACAACAAAAGGCTTTCTCtaacaaatatttgaaagaaagaaaatgtccgGAGAACCTAAAGATTCAGAGACTTAAGAGATATATCAACCATTTGTAATCAATGAATTTATGTGAGacaaacttacttttaaaattatataatacaaaGTTAAAATGTAAACACTACTAAACATCGAAGATATTGaggcattattaattttttatgggTGTGATAATGATGTTTTGATcatgttaaaacaaaaaagactgTCTTTTATTGATACATGATGAGGAATTTacacaaaaaataatataatgtctGGGACTTGCTTTAGAATAATTAGAGTGGAGAGGTGAGGCTTATCGAGAAAACAATATTTACCTTGagttattcattttataatggGGTAATGAGTACATGGAAGTATATTACACCTAGTCGTCCCTTAATGACTTGTTAATTGTGTCTGGAAACCCTGCTGTTACCTGAGAAGtagttaaatgaagaaaaattgtcCAGTAGCTTTAATGGGAAAATTAATGTATTCCACCCAACCCAAGATGACAAGTTTTTTCAAGGATTCATGTTAATTAAGACTATTAAGTGAATCTTGATCCAAATATAATTATCCATTTATTTAACAGTCTTGGACTGTTTCAGATTTATTAGtgtattatttattactgtaATTTTGTGACTAATGGCTGCATTTATTTGCTTCTCATCTCACAGTGTTAAAATCATTACAAAATCTCTTgctttaatagttttattttggCATTACAACTTTGAAATGAGGCTTCTTTTGTAAACTAGGCCAGATCTAAGCACCCCGGCCCATTTCTTACAAAATTGTTTGGAGTTTGTACTGATTTCTAAGAATTTATGAAGTGTGGAATAActccaataaaacaaacaaaaaaaaatgctctgTGAAACGGAACCATGTCAGTACTTAAAAAGAATTCAGTATTTCTAAGTTTAAACCAGGCTAAGTGCATGATCTAAAGGAGGTAAAATGCTTGATTCTTAACCCTAATTTTATAGAATTCCACTGTCTTCATGTCATTTCCAAGCTGATCTCTCTGCCCACAGTGCTTTTTCTAATTTATGTTGcaaccaaaagaaaataaagaattattataaataatactagaggcccagtgcacgaatttgtgcacgggtggggtctggccagccaagCCCCAATTGGTGgtttggggctgggcctgtggggaggaggagatggcgggaggttggccagctggggccagttgggggtggggctggccgtgggtaggggctgtgggcagtgggctggctggccccacccccaaatggggttgggggaggggccgggagaggttggccagtcagccccACCCCTAATTAGTgtgatgggggctgatcagggacagagctggctgggggaaggggccactgGCCGATTGAGGTggtaggggctgatcaggggtggggccagctgtggggaggggatgtgggtggtCGGCTGGCTGGCACcaccccaaatggggtgggggcccaatctggggccagcagcctgtgggggggggggcatgggtggttggccagctgaccctgtccctgattggggtgttgggggcccatctggggcagggccggcaggggggaggggctgcaggaggttggccagccggctccgccccctattgggatagagggggtgatcagggtcgaggctggacagggggaggggctgcagggggttggctggcaggccccaccccctgatctggctggttcactggccacagtgggcatcatagtgaccagtcgtttgggTCGTTATGGCATTActgtcactggctttttatatataagatTATGCTAAAGCCATCATTCCCCAAAAGGTCACCAAATCACTCAGGCTTAAAGTCTCAGTTTAGATTGTTGCTCCTGCtgaaatctttctttcttttattttttttttaaatatgtttttattgttttcagagagaggaagagagagagatagaaacatcaatgggttgccttatGCAtaacccttactggggatggagtcccaAACCCAGGTATCTGATCTCCTGGTACaagggacaacactcaaccactgagccacaccagctgggcctgaagTCTTTCCTGATTTCCATAGTAGCCTGCATACTTCATATTGCTAACAAAATTGTAATTATAAGAACaatttcttcttctatttctGAACTCTTTCTAAACTCCTGTGAAttccaggaagggggagggaatgtCTTATTTGCTTCTATCGATGAGGAAGCATCTAGCTCAGGTTTGTTAGAAATAATTCATATGTCTTAAGATTTTACTAAATTTGTGATTTTAAACTCAATAggattattatgtttatttttaaaagtcagcttAAAAACATTAAATGCTATAAAAGGTCCAAGTATAATACATCTCTGAAAATATTCAGAAAGCCTCCATTAATTGCAAAAACGAGTTTTCAAAgcattaaatttttgtttttctaaaccagatacactttttttttccatttcctaacTTGTTTTTATCCCACAAGATGAGCACACATGATTTCTAAATTCCTTTATAACCTGAAAAGGCTAGATTGAGATCAAGAGTCTTATAGAAATGAGTTCTGCTGAAGTACAGATGGCCGTTTagggtttctttttttgtagCTTTAGTAACCAAGGATAATGCAACATTCCTAATGACCTTCTAATTTCCAAGGACAATTCTGGAGTAGGGTGGATGCTTCTGATGATCGGGTTATCACAAAAGAGCCTGAGTATGCTCAAGATGCTGCGAGGAAAATGTCTAATGAGTAATTTCTTTCAAGAGCTTCTAAAGAGCTCCATTTAGGAAACCTATGTTAGTAGATTCAGTTCTTAAGGTTCTCACCTTTGAAGTGACTGATGTCTTTATTGAGATTATTTACTCCACTTTTCCCTCTCACTTGCAATAAGGTTTGTTGAGAAAGGCACTGGATCAGGCATCAGAGGACCTGAGATACAATTCCATGTGAACTTAAACTGGAGCTGTCTCATCTGCCAACTTTCAAGAAGAATGGCTTCCTTACCTATGTGAGGGCTTGTTTAGTGTTAACTCACATAATGTATGAAACAACATTTTGAAACCACAAAGGGTTAAAATGCAAAGGAgcattattattgctttttttatttttaaactatatatttttttctgttggacTAAAAATGTTTCAACATTCTTTTCTGCTAAGAAatgtttagagaaaatatttcctcaagagattttaaaatttaaatgaacttGTACGATACTTTGTTCCTAAAATAAACAGGCCATTATTTACTTAATCATCACTGCTTAGTCCTTCCAAAGTTCCAGTCtgaagctcctttttttttttttttagaggataaATAGCCTTAAAGATAGGTCATAAAATGGTGATTG
The sequence above is a segment of the Eptesicus fuscus isolate TK198812 chromosome 8, DD_ASM_mEF_20220401, whole genome shotgun sequence genome. Coding sequences within it:
- the MTNR1A gene encoding melatonin receptor type 1A; the protein is MKGNSSALLNASQQVPGGGGAAGPRPSWLASTLAFILIFTIVVDILGNLLVILSVYRNKKLRNAGNIFVVSLAVADLVVAVYPYPLVLTSILNDGWSLGHLHCQVSGFLMGLSVIGSIFNITGIAINRYCYICHSLQYDRLYSNKNSLCCVLLIWVLTLAAIMPNLRVGTLQYDPRVYSCTFAQSVSSAYTIAVVVFHFLVPMVIVFFCYLRIWILVLQVRRRVKPDNKPKLKPQDLRNFVTMFVVFVLFAICWAPLNLIGLAVASDPAGMVPRIPEWLFVASYYMAYFNSCLNAIIYGLLNQNFRKEYRRIIVSLCTARMFFVESTNDGAGRVKCKPSPLRTHNNLIKVDSV